A genome region from Longimicrobiaceae bacterium includes the following:
- the ybeY gene encoding rRNA maturation RNase YbeY, protein MGELVVEISVGEGVSPPVDAGRVEAAVRAVLAAEGVDEAEMSIVLVGDAEIAALNEEYLDHEGPTDVISFHLHEEGDPPLGDVYVGVEQAARQAAEFGATPAEEVVRLAVHGTLHVLGWDHPKDDDRGDSPMFRRQEELLRALADGERP, encoded by the coding sequence ATGGGTGAGCTGGTGGTGGAGATAAGCGTGGGAGAAGGCGTGAGCCCGCCGGTGGATGCCGGGCGGGTGGAGGCCGCCGTGCGGGCCGTCCTCGCGGCAGAGGGCGTGGATGAGGCCGAGATGTCCATCGTGCTCGTCGGCGACGCGGAGATCGCCGCGCTGAACGAGGAATATCTCGATCACGAGGGTCCCACGGACGTCATCTCCTTCCACCTGCACGAAGAGGGCGACCCGCCGCTGGGCGACGTGTACGTGGGCGTGGAACAGGCCGCCCGCCAGGCCGCTGAGTTCGGCGCCACGCCGGCCGAAGAGGTCGTGCGCCTCGCCGTGCACGGCACGCTTCACGTCCTGGGCTGGGACCATCCGAAGGACGACGACCGCGGCGACTCGCCCATGTTCCGGCGCCAGGAAGAGCTGCTGCGCGCTCTGGCGGACGGGGAGCGCCCGTGA